DNA from Terriglobus tenax:
ACGCCCCCTGATCAGGAGAAACGCACTCAGACCGCGATGAGTGCGTGGGCAAGAACGGATCTTCATGGAAGACGAGGCAGAGTCCGGTCATCCCCTCTGGATGATTAGGGACTCTGCCTTTGCCAGTGGGTCTCAGTGAGTTGCGAGTCCGCGTTCCCGCAGATACGCCGCAAGGGCATCCAGGCGATTCGTCTGGATACCATTGGCTCCCTGGTCGATGGCTTTTTGCCACGACTCAGGCGTATCCACTTCATTCAGGCGATCGACAAAAATCTGAACGTGGGCCTGCTTCGCGACATCAATCACCGGTCCTTTGAAATCGCGTTCGTCAAAGGCAATCACTTGCAACGGCATAGAGTGTATGAGGAAGGCACAGACATCGGCATTTGTCGCCTCCGGCATCACGCGCAACGTGGGAAGAATTTTGCGCACCTCATACAACAGGAAGGGATTGCCGAAGATCACAACGTGATCCTGCATGTCGTGCCGGACGATCGTATCAATGAGTTGCTGCGGGTCGGCATCCTTCGTATCGACATAAACATTGATCCTGCCGCGAGCAAGCTCCAGAGCTTCATCCAGCGTTGGCACCTGCGTGCCAGCAAACGCCGCAGAAAACCTGGCTCCGGCGTCCAGAGAGCGAATCTCATCGAACGTGTGCTTCTTCAATTCTCCGCTCCCATCGGTAGTTCGGTTCAGCATGCTGTCGTGCATAAGAACCAATTTCCCATCGGAGGTCGTACGGACATCCAGTTCAATGTAATCCGCACCGGCGTCAATCGCAGCATGGAAGGCAGGAAGCGTATTTTCCGGATGCTGAAGATGCTCACCACGATGCGCGATGATGGCGACCTTGCCGGGCTGCGTGCTTAGCGCAGCAGGAGGAAGGTATGGGCCACGAAGAGACTGGGAAAAGAAACTGCCCCCAGAAAAGACGAGCAAAATCCCGATACATACTTTGAACATAATTTGAGGGTTCCATCAAATAATCGGAAGGCCCTTCCAGAAAGTTTCTGGAAGGGCCTTCGAGCCAGCAATTACGAACAGGTGATTAGAAAACCAGCTTGCCAGAGAGTTGCAGGAATCGCGGCAGGTTCGACTGGTCCGTAGCAACAGCCACTTTTCCGAAATTTCCGTTGGTGGAATCAATAACAGGACCATTGAACCATTGCGGCGTATTCGTCAGGTTGAGCGCATCGCAACGAAGTATGAGAGAGACCGATTCTTTGAGGACCGTCTCTTTCATAATGCTCACATCCCAATTGCGAATGGGAGGATTACGAAGCGAAGACATGCGGGTTGACCAGCTCTGGAAGGTGTCAGAAGGACGGGTCCTCCATGCTGCGGATTCGCCAGACTGGCAATTCTGCGTGGCGCCCGAGGTGAGCTGCGTGCAGGTGTTGAACCAGCGATTGAGTGTCGGGTTCGATAGCTTTGGAT
Protein-coding regions in this window:
- a CDS encoding glycerophosphodiester phosphodiesterase family protein, yielding MDAGADYIELDVRTTSDGKLVLMHDSMLNRTTDGSGELKKHTFDEIRSLDAGARFSAAFAGTQVPTLDEALELARGRINVYVDTKDADPQQLIDTIVRHDMQDHVVIFGNPFLLYEVRKILPTLRVMPEATNADVCAFLIHSMPLQVIAFDERDFKGPVIDVAKQAHVQIFVDRLNEVDTPESWQKAIDQGANGIQTNRLDALAAYLRERGLATH